A DNA window from Corvus hawaiiensis isolate bCorHaw1 chromosome 11, bCorHaw1.pri.cur, whole genome shotgun sequence contains the following coding sequences:
- the BHLHE40 gene encoding class E basic helix-loop-helix protein 40, with product MERIPSAQPPPGCLGKLPALETGDLPGLDFAHMYQVYKPRRGLKRSEDNKETYKLPHRLIEKKRRDRINECIAQLKDLLPEHLKLTTLGHLEKAVVLELTLKHVKALTNLIEQQQQKIIALQNGLQAGDLSSRNLDSSQEMFRSGFQMCAKEMLQYLAKHENGKELKSSQLVSHLHRMASEVLQGGAARKAGDIPPKMVDLKEKPVPLGTAGEGHGKNCVPVIQRTFAHSSGEQSGSDTDTDSGYGGELEKSDSKSEQPYFKKDTDLKYAVQERISSIKQETEDPPAKRSRLESPQDEGPFGSDMMGSSSSFLGPHAHQPPLCLPFYLIPPSATAYLPMLEKCWYPASVPVLYPSLPASAAALTGFMNPDKISPPLLMPQRLPSPVPAHSPIDSSALLQALKQIPPLNLETKD from the exons aTGGAGCGCATCCCCAGCGCGCAGCCCCCGCCCGGCTGCCTGGGCAAGCTGCCCGCCCTGGAGACCGGAGACCTGCCGGG GCTGGACTTCGCGCACATGTACCAGGTGTACAAGCCCCGGAGGGGCTTAAAGAGGAGCGAGGACAACAAG gAGACCTACAAGCTGCCGCATCGGCTGATCGAGAAGAAGAGGCGCGACAGGATCAACGAGTGCATCGCGCAGCTGAAGGACCTGCTGCCCGAGCACCTCAAGCTGACG acTCTAGGTCACCTGGAGAAGGCTGTGGTTCTGGAGCTCACCTTGAAGCACGTGAAGGCATTGACCAATCTCAtcgagcagcagcagcagaagatcATCGCTTTGCAGAACGGTTTGCAGGCGG GTGACCTGTCATCGAGAAACCTTGATTCCAGCCAGGAAATGTTTCGATCTGGTTTCCAGATGTGTGCCAAGGAAATGCTGCAATACCTGGCAAAGCACGAGAACGGCAAGGAGCTGAAGTCGTCGCAGCTGGTCAGCCACCTGCACCGGATGGCCAGCGAGGTGCTGCAGGGCGGGGCTGCCCGCAAGGCTGGGGACATCCCTCCCAAAATGGTGGACTTGAAAGAGAAGCCGGTGCCCCTGGGCACGGCGGGCGAGGGCCACGGGAAGAACTGCGTGCCCGTGATCCAGCGGACATTCGCTCACTCCAGCGGGGAGCAGAGTGGCAGCGACACGGACACAGACAGCGGGTACGggggagagctggagaaaagtGACTCCAAATCGGAGCAGCCCTATTTCAAAAAGGATACCGACCTCAAGTACGCTGTCCAGGAGAGAATAAGCTCTATTAAGCAAGAGACTGAGGACCCACCGGCCAAAAGGAGCCGGCTGGAGTCGCCGCAGGACGAGGGCCCTTTTGGCAGTGACATGATGggctcttccagcagcttcctgggCCCCCACGCTCACCAGCCTCCCCTGTGCCTGCCTTTCTACCTGATCCCGCCGTCTGCCACCGCCTACCTGCCCATGCTGGAGAAGTGCTGGTACCCGGCCTCGGTTCCCGTGTTGTACCCCAGCCTCCCAGCCTCTGCCGCAGCACTGACGGGCTTCATGAACCCTGACAAAATCTCCCCCCCTCTGCTGATGCCCCAGAGACTCCCTTCTCCTGTACCAGCCCATTCCCCCATCGACTCCTCAGCTCTGCTTCAAGCTTTGAAGCAGATTCCTCCTTTGAACTTGGAAACCAAAGACTGA